Within the Streptomyces sp. NBC_00554 genome, the region CACGCGCTGTACCTCGTCGACGACGGCACCACGACCTGGGCCCATGTGGAGCCCGGCAGCCAGGAAGCGCTGATCGCGTACCTGGAGTCGATGAAGTTCTTCTACCGGGTCGAAGTCGCCGACCGGACGGACGAGTTCGCGGTGGTGCACCTGCCGGCCGGCTCCATCGCCGAGGTCCCGGAGGGTGTCGTCGTACGCGAGACGCCGTACGGACGTGATCTCTTCCTCCCGCGTACGGAGCTGGAGTCGTACGCCGCCAAGAGCGGTCCGGCGGCCGGACTGCTCGCGTACGAGGCCCTGCGTGTCGAGAGCCACCGGCCGCGCATCGGCTTCGAGACCGACCACCGCACCATCCCGCACGAGCTGGGCTGGATCGACAGCGCGGTCCATCTGCAGAAGGGCTGCTACCGGGGTCAGGAGACCGTCGCCCGCGTACAGAACCTGGGCAAGCCCCCGCGCCGGCTCGTCTTCCTCCACCTCGACGGCAGCGAGGTCCATCTCCCGCCGCACGGCACCGAGTTGCGCCGCGCGGACGAGGGCCCCGACGGCCGGAAGATCGGCATCATCACCACCTCCGTACGCCACCACGAGCTGGGCCCGATCGCCCTGGCGGTCATCAAGCGGAACGTGCCGCTGGACGCGCCGCTCCTCGCGGACACGACCGCGGCGGCGCAAGAAGTCGTGGTCGAGCCCTAGCGGCTAGATCTCGACGAGGACCGTGAACGGGCCGTCGTTCGTCAGTGAGACGCGCATCTTCGCGCCGAAGCGGCCCGTCGCCACCGTCGCGCCCAGGGAACGGAGTTGGGCGACGACCTCGTCGACCAGGGGCTCCGCGATGTCGCCGGGGGCGGCCGCGTTCCAGGTGGGGCGGCGGCCCTTGCGGGCGTCGCCGTACAGGGTGAACTGGCTGATGACCAGCAGCGGAGCGTCGATGTCCGAGCAGGAGCGCTCCTCGCTCAGCATGCGAACCGACCAGAGTTTGCGGGCGAGTTGGGCCGCCTTCTCCTTGGTGTCCTCGTGGGTGACCCCGACGAGGACGCACAGCCCCTCGCCGCTGATCTCGCCGACCGTCTCGCCTTCGACGACGACGCTCGCGCCGTCCACTCTCTGCACCACCGCACGCATGCGGACCATCATGCCGTGCGCGCGGACGGGCACCCGGTGCGGGCCCTTCGTGTGATTTCTCAGGTTCGCCAAACCCCCATCTGGGGCCGATCGGGGGCACTCGGTCACATAGCGACCACTCGGGGTGGCACCATGCGGGGTGTTGCGGTGCATTCATGGGCGCATCCATGGCGCATTCATGGGATGGACCGCGCCGGTCGAGGGGACGGTAGAGGCACATGAGCACACCGAGTAGTGGGCAGCCGCCCGGGGTCGTGTCACTGACCCGTACGAGCCCGCGGGCGGGACGGACAGGGCGGACGGCGGGGATGCCGGCCCGGCCGCCGGTCCAGCGCATCGACAGCCCTCTGTCCCCCGAAGACCCGCTGCACGACCTGGCCCTGCTGCGGCTGCCCGAGCTGCGCGTGCTGCGCCGGGATGCCCAGCGGGACGAGGCCGACCTCAGCTATGTGCGGCGGCTGCTCCAGGGGCGCATCGACATCCTGCGGGCCGAGCTGGCGCGCCGCGGGGGAGTGCGGGCGCCCGGTGCGGGGCAGCCGCGGGTCGTCGGTTCGGGGGAGCTGTCGGTCATCGAGCGGCTCTCGGAGATCCTCACGGACGCGCCCGCCCGGCACCGTTCCTCGGCCCGCCATGTGACGGTGGGCACACCGCACGGCGAGGAGTACCGGCGGCTGGCCTCGGACATGCTCTCCGAGGTGGAACTGTCGGACCTCGACGCCCGTACGGACGAAGAGCTCGGCGCGGGAATGGGACGGCTCGTACGGTACGAGCAGCAGGTCTCCCGGCGGCGCCAGCAGCTCCAGCGCACGGCGGACGACTGCAGCGCCGAGATCGCCCGCAGGTACCGTGAGGGCGAAGCGCAAGTCGATGACCTGCTCATGTGACGGACCTGTTCGCGTGGCGGACGTGTTCGTACGACGGACCTGTTCGTGTGACGTGGCGCCCCGGTGATCCCGGGGCTGTCCCGGTACGGCTGCCGGGGCGGGTCTCCGTCACGGAAGGCCACCGCCGATGTCCGCCGCCCGCCCTGAAGTCCCTGTGCCGTCTGCCATACCCCTTGCACCTCCTGTCCTCGCCGAGGTCGTACGTTCCGGTTTCGTCGAGGGCCGCCACCGGGGCAGCCTGGTGCTGCTGGCCGCGGACGGGTCGGTCGAGCTGGCGCTCGGCGATCCGGCGGTGCCGGTGTTCCCGCGTTCGTCGAACAAGCCCATGCAGGCGGCGGGGATACTGCGCGCCGGGCTCGACCTCGCCGGAGAGCGCCTCGCCCTCGCCGCCGCCAGCCACTCCGGAGAGATCTTCCACCGCGACCTCGTACGGAAGATGCTGGGCGAGCACGGGCTGACCGCCGCGCAGCTCCAGTGCCCGCCGGACCTCCCGCTGGACCGGGTGGAGGCGGAGACCTACCTCGCCGCCGGCGCCGTACGCGACCGGGTCACCATGAACTGCTCGGGCAAGCACACCGCGATGCTGGCGGTGTGCGCGCAGCGGGGCTGGCCGCTCGACTCCTACCTGGACCCCGGGCACCCGCTCCAGCAGCAGATCCACTCCGTGGTCGAGGAGTCGGCCCGGGAGTCCGTAGCCGCGGTGGGTACGGACGGGTGCGGGGCGCCGCTTCTCGCGATCACCCTGACGGGCCTGGCCCGCGCCTTCCGCTCCTTCGTCCTCGCACCCCCCGGCTCCGCCGAACGCCGCGTCGCCGACGCCATGCGCGCCCACCCCGAGTACGTCGCCGGCACCCGCCGTCCCGACACCTGGCTGATGCGCGAGGTGCCGGGCGCCCTCTCCAAGATGGGCGCGGAGGCGGTCCAGGCGGTCGCCCTGCCGGACGGGCGGGCGCTCGCGTTCAAGGTCGAGGACGGTGGGGGACGGGCGCTGGGACCGGTGCTGGCGAGGGCGTTGGGGTTGCTGGGGGTGGACGCACCGGTGGTGGCGCGGATCGGGCGGGAGCCGTTGACGGGTGGGGGGAGGGAGGTGGGGGAGGTGCGGGCGGCGTTCTGAGGTTCTAGCCCGTCCGGCGTTTGAGGACGAGCGCGCAGCGCGACAGGGGGGTCTGGGGGCGCAGCCCCCAGGAACGGGACGGGCAGGGGCGGAGGGGGCGAGAAAAATCCCCGCGACACCCCACCGTCGTACACCTAGCGTGTTCCCATGACCCACCGCGACGCCATCGACGTACGAGCGATCACCGAAGCCGAGACACCGGACTGGATCCGCGCCCTGAACACCGGCTTCCTGCGCTCCCCCGCGGTGACGGAGACCGAGATCGCGGATCGGAGCTCGTACATCATCCCGGAGCGAACCCTCGCCGCGTTCGACGCAGGCCTCCCCCACTCTCGGCTTCGCTCGAGCGGGGGGACCCCCATCGTCGCGACCTTCAGATCGTTCCCGCAGGAGCTCACCACGGTGGGCGGAACCCCCGTCCCGGCGGACGCGATCACGAACGTCACCGTCACCGCCACACACCGCCGCCGAGGCCTCCTCACCCGCATGATGGCGACGGACCTCGCGGCGGCCAAGGAACGCGGCGACGTGGTGGCGACGCTCATCGCCGCCGAGTACCCGATCTACGGCCGGTACGGCTTCGGCCCCGCCACCACCGCCGCCGCGTGGACCATCGAGGTACCCAGGACAGGCCTCGACCCCCGCTGGTCGGGCCCGGCCGACGGCGCCCGTATCGACCTCGTCGACGGCGAGGACGTCCGCAAGATCGGCCCCGAACTGCACGAACGGCTCAGGCGCACCCAGCCGGGCGCGGTCAGCCGCGACGAGCGCTGGTGGCAGACCAACACCGGCGTGCTGATCCTGGACCGCGCACCGTGGACGGAGCCGTTCTACGCCGTGTACCGCTCGGCGGCCGGCGAGGTCGAGGGCCTCGTCTCGTACGAGTCGGACGACAAGTGGCACGACAAGCAGCCGCACGACACGGCGGACGTGAACTGGCTGATCGCGGTGACGCCGGCGGCGGAGCGCGCCCTGTGGCAGTACCTCTGCTCGATCGACTGGATCACCAAGGTCAAGACGGGCTGGCGGTCCCCCGACGACCTGCTGCCGCACTTCCTGCCCGACCCGCGCGCGGCCAGGATCTCCACGCAGGCGGACTGGCTGTGGGTGCGGATCCTGGATGTCGTACAGGCTCTGGAGGCACGTACGTACGGCGGTACGGGGACGCTGGTGCTGGAGGTGACCGACCGGGACGGGCTGTCCGCCGGGCGGTACCGGCTGGACGCCGGGCCGGACGGGGCGGCCTGCGCGCCGACCACGCAGGACGCCGAACTCACGCTGGACGTGGGCGAGTTGGCGCGGCTGTGGCTCGGGGACGAGTCGGCGGTACGGCTCGCTGCGCTGGGGCGGGTCCGGGAAGAACGAGCGGGCGCCGCCTCCGTGGCCGACGCCCTGCTGCGCACGTCCAGGCGACCGTGGTGCCCGGACATCTTCTGAACGAATGCGGCTGGTGCTCCTTCCGTGCCGGTGAGTGCCGGTGAGTGCCGTTGATCCGTAGCTGTAGCTATTCAGTTGTGGTTGTGGGTGGTGCTGACTGACCGGGCTCCCGGCTCCCCTCCAGGGGGGAGCCCGGTCAGCCGGACCGTCCGGGCGGTGGCGCCCGTTCAGCCGGACTGGGCGAGCAGCATCACGAGGATCACAGCTCCGATGCCGCTGATCATGTTGTTCTTGGCCTTGATGCCGACGGTCAGCGCGACGAACGCGATGATGCCCATCGGCCCGTACTTCCACTGGATGAGCTGTTCGAATCCGATGGCGAGGGCGGCGACGATGATGGCGATGAGCGGCATGACGGTCCCTCCTTGGGGACGGGGCGAGCGGACCCCCGCTGGGATCCGTCCACCTGGTCGACAGTTGCGACCCTGGCGGCCAACCCCCGGGAAGTTTGACCATGTTGCTCAAGTTGGTGACCAACTCAATGGTAGTTATCTCCGCGTTGGGTCGACTCATAACCACCTATCAGGTAACTGCCCAAAGATGGCGGGAAGTTGTAGGGTTTGGTCGTGGACCAGGAACTCGCCGCCGTCAACGGGCGGAACAGGTCGCCACGGCCACTGACGTCGCACCGCGAGGTGGCCGACGAGCTGCGCAGCCGGATCAGGTCCGGTCAGCTGCGGGCCGGACAGCGCATGCCCACGCAGGCCAAGCTGGCGGACGAGTTCGGCGTCGAGCGCGGGGCCGTACGGCAGGCGCTGCGCATCCTGCAGTCGGAGCGTCTGCTCGTCAATGTGTCCAAGGGGAGCCCGGCGACCGTGGCGAACGACCTGGGAAGGGCCCTGACCGGTCCCGAAGCTCCACCGCAGCCCACCACGGTGGCGCTCGGCGCGCGGATAACGGAGGCCTTCTCGGCCTCTCATGTGGAGATCGACGCGCTGTGCCTGACGTCGATCTCACTCACCCTCGCCATGAGCGAACCGCTGCGTCAGATCCACGCCGAGCGAATAAAACCAGCCAGGATCGATGTCCGCGTGATGCTCCCCAGCGGTGACATCCCGCTTGCCTTCCCGGCTCCGGTGGAGGCGACGGCCGAGGGCCAGCCCCCCGACGGCCGGCTCCAGCGCAACTGGCTGGCCAACCGCAACGCCCAGGGGCAGGTGCTGCGCCACAACCTGCTCGCGCTGCGCGCCACGCACGGCATCGAGGTCAACGTCACCTTCCGCGCGCTTCCCTTCACGCCGCCCGTGAAGCTGTACCTGCTCAACGGGTCCGAGGCGCTCTTCGCGTACTACACCCTCACCAAGCGCGAGGAGGAGATCGATCACGTGCACCTGGAGATGTACGACGTCCAGGGCACCCAGTCCATGCTCTTCCCCTTCGTACAGGGGGCCGGGCTGCGGGACACGACCTTCGTCGAGCAGTCCCACCTGTGGTTCAACGCACTGTGGGAGACCATCAGTTCCGAGCTGGTGCTCACGAACTGAGGTCTCCCGGGTGGGAGTGGGTCCGGTTGGGATCCACGCGGGTCAGAGGGCGGGTCCCGCGACCATCAGGGCGAGCACGACCGCCCCGATGGAGTAGCAGGTGGGGCTCTTCGCCTTGATCCCGATGGTGAGCAGCAGCAGTCCGACGATGCCCGACGGGCCGTAGTGCCATTGGACGAGCTGCTCGAAGCCGACGACGAAGACGGCGGAGAGGAGGGCGATGACGGGCATGGTGGTTCCTCCTGCTTCTGAGGGAGACGGGCCGGTTGGGAGGAGGGGAGGCAAAACTTCCGCCAACTTGACCAAGTTGGCAACCAACTATGCTTAAGTTGTCCCCACTTGGCTGGTACTCATAAACAACTTTCAAACAACTCCCCATAGATGGATGGGAGTTGTAGCGTTTGGTCGTGACCCAGGAGAACGTGGCAGTGAACGGCAGCAGAAACTTCTCGTCCCAGGACATCGCCGACGCCCTGCGGGACCGCATCCGCGCCGGTGACCTCAAGGCGGGCGACCGCCTGCCCACCCAGGCGGAGCTGGCGGAGGAGTTCGGCGTCGAGCGCGGCACCGTCCGCCAGGCCCTCAGCTCCCTCCAGAGCGACGGGCTCCTCAGCAACACCGGCAGGGGCAGCCCGCCGCGGATCGCCGAGGTGCCGGCCGTCCGCGACGAACCCCAGACGACGATGGTGGGCCTGGCGCCGCGCCTCGCCGAGGCGTTCGCGGCCCCGCACGTCCGCATAGACGCGGCATGCCTCACCGCGGAGACCCTGATGCTGGCCCTCGGTGAACCGGTGCGCCTGATCCACGAGGGCACCATCCTCCCGAAGTCGATCGAC harbors:
- a CDS encoding folate-binding protein YgfZ yields the protein MKSPLLSLPGAVSAEGVDEGVAAHYGELFREQRALADGTGFVDLSHRGVVTVTGDDRLTWLHLLLTQHVTDLPVGLATEALILTAHGHIEHALYLVDDGTTTWAHVEPGSQEALIAYLESMKFFYRVEVADRTDEFAVVHLPAGSIAEVPEGVVVRETPYGRDLFLPRTELESYAAKSGPAAGLLAYEALRVESHRPRIGFETDHRTIPHELGWIDSAVHLQKGCYRGQETVARVQNLGKPPRRLVFLHLDGSEVHLPPHGTELRRADEGPDGRKIGIITTSVRHHELGPIALAVIKRNVPLDAPLLADTTAAAQEVVVEP
- the dtd gene encoding D-aminoacyl-tRNA deacylase, whose protein sequence is MRAVVQRVDGASVVVEGETVGEISGEGLCVLVGVTHEDTKEKAAQLARKLWSVRMLSEERSCSDIDAPLLVISQFTLYGDARKGRRPTWNAAAPGDIAEPLVDEVVAQLRSLGATVATGRFGAKMRVSLTNDGPFTVLVEI
- a CDS encoding AmfC protein — protein: MSTPSSGQPPGVVSLTRTSPRAGRTGRTAGMPARPPVQRIDSPLSPEDPLHDLALLRLPELRVLRRDAQRDEADLSYVRRLLQGRIDILRAELARRGGVRAPGAGQPRVVGSGELSVIERLSEILTDAPARHRSSARHVTVGTPHGEEYRRLASDMLSEVELSDLDARTDEELGAGMGRLVRYEQQVSRRRQQLQRTADDCSAEIARRYREGEAQVDDLLM
- a CDS encoding asparaginase; this encodes MSAARPEVPVPSAIPLAPPVLAEVVRSGFVEGRHRGSLVLLAADGSVELALGDPAVPVFPRSSNKPMQAAGILRAGLDLAGERLALAAASHSGEIFHRDLVRKMLGEHGLTAAQLQCPPDLPLDRVEAETYLAAGAVRDRVTMNCSGKHTAMLAVCAQRGWPLDSYLDPGHPLQQQIHSVVEESARESVAAVGTDGCGAPLLAITLTGLARAFRSFVLAPPGSAERRVADAMRAHPEYVAGTRRPDTWLMREVPGALSKMGAEAVQAVALPDGRALAFKVEDGGGRALGPVLARALGLLGVDAPVVARIGREPLTGGGREVGEVRAAF
- a CDS encoding GNAT family N-acetyltransferase; protein product: MTHRDAIDVRAITEAETPDWIRALNTGFLRSPAVTETEIADRSSYIIPERTLAAFDAGLPHSRLRSSGGTPIVATFRSFPQELTTVGGTPVPADAITNVTVTATHRRRGLLTRMMATDLAAAKERGDVVATLIAAEYPIYGRYGFGPATTAAAWTIEVPRTGLDPRWSGPADGARIDLVDGEDVRKIGPELHERLRRTQPGAVSRDERWWQTNTGVLILDRAPWTEPFYAVYRSAAGEVEGLVSYESDDKWHDKQPHDTADVNWLIAVTPAAERALWQYLCSIDWITKVKTGWRSPDDLLPHFLPDPRAARISTQADWLWVRILDVVQALEARTYGGTGTLVLEVTDRDGLSAGRYRLDAGPDGAACAPTTQDAELTLDVGELARLWLGDESAVRLAALGRVREERAGAASVADALLRTSRRPWCPDIF
- a CDS encoding winged helix-turn-helix domain-containing protein, which translates into the protein MVVDQELAAVNGRNRSPRPLTSHREVADELRSRIRSGQLRAGQRMPTQAKLADEFGVERGAVRQALRILQSERLLVNVSKGSPATVANDLGRALTGPEAPPQPTTVALGARITEAFSASHVEIDALCLTSISLTLAMSEPLRQIHAERIKPARIDVRVMLPSGDIPLAFPAPVEATAEGQPPDGRLQRNWLANRNAQGQVLRHNLLALRATHGIEVNVTFRALPFTPPVKLYLLNGSEALFAYYTLTKREEEIDHVHLEMYDVQGTQSMLFPFVQGAGLRDTTFVEQSHLWFNALWETISSELVLTN